From a region of the Procambarus clarkii isolate CNS0578487 chromosome 2, FALCON_Pclarkii_2.0, whole genome shotgun sequence genome:
- the LOC138365735 gene encoding threonine-rich protein-like: MAWTPSQPLTQVSTSLITPGTSTRSTARSVSTQTSAPLKTQAAQTAASSIPAPKATSITISTEALADVLSPTTTTTDVTEPASITTRRLQSQPQPQPTRPKPPTTNYATDSSDEEISLRAPLSRHFP, translated from the coding sequence atggcctggaccccatcacaGCCCCTGACGCAAGTCTCAACCTCCCTTATCACACCCGGGACTTCCACAAGGTCGACTGCTAGATCGGTATCAACTCAGACGTCAGCTCCACTAAAGACCCAGGCTGCACAAACAGCAGCATCCTCCATTCCAGCCCCAAAAGCTACCTCCATCACCATCTCAACAGAAGCGCTCGCAGACGTGCTCTctccgaccacaaccaccaccgacgTTACCGAACCAGCTTCCATCACAACTCGTCGACTTCAGAGCCAGCCTCAACCTCAACCTACGAGACCAAAACCCCCAACAACGAACTACgccacggactcctcagacgaggaaatttcATTAAGAGCTCCATTGTCACGACACTTTCCCTAG